Proteins co-encoded in one Paracoccus aestuarii genomic window:
- a CDS encoding GNAT family N-acetyltransferase produces the protein MDHPVILSRPWPEDAGRITRALADWDTVRWLTTLPWPYRLEDARDFIAVAGLDEYAIRMDDALVGMVQAGRVFGIWIAPDCQGRGIGQRAAVLALSRLFATGAASVQAHCLLGNHRSRHLLDRMGFVETGRLTLQSRPQGGPVEAHALELTRAGFAARHAFSVTTPRLRIDTLRPQDGPDLDRLLADPRIARMIPATAPDLGADQGDGLGLPLRLAVRRDGRMIGAVGVTADRPPMLRFLLDPDHAGQGLGQEMVAAVLAELAARHDLPEIAAECFLDDLAARHLLKNQGFRRFEDMTLPAARAEGRSAAALYRWRRGLLA, from the coding sequence ATGGATCACCCCGTCATCCTGTCGCGGCCATGGCCCGAAGATGCGGGGCGGATCACCCGCGCCCTGGCCGATTGGGACACGGTGCGCTGGCTGACCACGCTGCCTTGGCCATACCGGCTGGAGGATGCGCGCGACTTCATCGCCGTGGCCGGGCTGGACGAATATGCGATCCGCATGGACGACGCGCTGGTCGGCATGGTCCAGGCGGGCCGCGTCTTCGGCATCTGGATCGCGCCCGACTGCCAAGGGCGCGGCATCGGCCAGCGGGCGGCGGTCCTGGCGCTGTCGCGGCTGTTCGCGACGGGCGCGGCCTCGGTCCAGGCGCATTGCCTGCTGGGCAATCACCGGTCGCGCCACCTGCTGGACCGGATGGGATTTGTGGAAACCGGCCGCCTGACCCTGCAATCGCGCCCCCAAGGCGGCCCGGTCGAGGCCCATGCGCTGGAGCTGACCCGCGCGGGTTTTGCGGCGCGCCATGCCTTTTCCGTCACCACGCCGCGCCTGCGGATCGATACGCTGCGCCCGCAGGACGGCCCGGATCTGGACCGGCTGCTGGCCGATCCCCGCATCGCGCGGATGATCCCGGCGACCGCCCCGGACCTTGGGGCGGATCAGGGCGACGGGCTGGGCCTGCCCCTGCGGCTGGCCGTGCGCCGGGACGGGCGGATGATCGGCGCGGTGGGCGTGACGGCGGACCGCCCGCCGATGCTGCGCTTTCTGCTGGACCCCGATCACGCCGGTCAGGGCCTGGGGCAGGAGATGGTCGCCGCCGTCCTGGCCGAACTGGCCGCCCGCCATGACCTGCCCGAGATCGCGGCGGAATGTTTCCTCGACGACCTTGCGGCGCGGCATCTGCTGAAGAACCAGGGCTTTCGCCGGTTTGAGGACATGACCCTGCCCGCCGCGCGGGCCGAGGGGCGGTCGGCGGCCGCGCTCTATCGCTGGCGGCGGGGGCTCTTGGCCTGA
- a CDS encoding PAS domain-containing protein translates to MSEREEGTDSKTGLPQDAAGQILRLQDYETCRPDRVLREMRDYWDGIRRGRAIPARSDVDPRGIARTLDYAFILERIAPGAGRLRLAGRHLIDLMGMEVRGMPICAFLNTTSRGRFSDVLESVFKAPQIARLTLHGKADYARPALSAQMLLLPLRSDLGDVTRALGCLVAEGDTGIAPRRFDLIDDEVMPIIEGGKTVTPSPSTIGFAEGSAEFARRPGRRAPPTVTTAPPPETPEERRAMFRVIQTAPETE, encoded by the coding sequence TTGTCGGAACGCGAAGAGGGAACGGACAGCAAGACGGGCCTGCCGCAGGACGCGGCCGGCCAGATCCTGCGCCTGCAGGATTACGAGACCTGCCGCCCGGACCGCGTCCTGCGCGAGATGCGCGATTACTGGGACGGCATCCGCCGCGGGCGGGCCATTCCGGCGCGGTCGGACGTGGACCCGCGCGGCATCGCTCGGACGCTGGATTACGCCTTCATCCTGGAACGGATCGCGCCGGGGGCGGGACGCCTGCGCCTGGCGGGGCGGCACCTGATCGACCTGATGGGGATGGAGGTGCGCGGCATGCCGATCTGCGCCTTTCTGAACACGACGTCGCGGGGGCGGTTCTCGGACGTGCTGGAAAGCGTGTTCAAGGCACCCCAGATCGCGCGGCTGACGCTGCATGGCAAGGCCGATTATGCCCGCCCCGCCCTGTCCGCGCAGATGCTGCTCCTGCCGCTGCGGTCGGATCTGGGCGACGTGACGCGCGCCCTGGGCTGCCTGGTGGCCGAGGGCGATACCGGCATCGCGCCGCGCCGCTTCGATCTGATCGACGATGAGGTGATGCCGATCATCGAGGGCGGCAAGACCGTCACCCCTTCGCCCTCGACCATCGGCTTTGCCGAGGGCAGCGCGGAATTCGCCCGCCGCCCGGGCCGGCGCGCCCCGCCGACGGTCACCACCGCGCCCCCGCCGGAAACGCCCGAGGAACGGCGCGCGATGTTCCGCGTGATCCAGACCGCACCCGAGACGGAGTGA
- the gmk gene encoding guanylate kinase, giving the protein MDRTGLMVILSSPSGAGKSTLARRLMVWDPALRFSVSATTRAPRPGEVDGQHYHFTTRAEFMALVRDGQMLEHAEVFGNLYGSPRGPVEAAMQAGRDTLFDVDWQGGQQIRASALGAHVVSIFVLPPSLPELERRLRGRGQDSDEVIAGRMLKSRSEISHWAEYDYVLVNDDLDQTEARMRAILTAERLRRDRQAGLGGFVQRLMAEEAP; this is encoded by the coding sequence ATCGACCGCACCGGCCTGATGGTCATCCTGTCATCGCCGTCGGGGGCGGGCAAATCGACCCTGGCCCGGCGCCTGATGGTTTGGGACCCGGCACTGCGCTTTTCGGTCTCGGCCACGACGCGGGCGCCCCGCCCGGGCGAGGTCGACGGCCAGCATTACCATTTCACCACCCGCGCGGAGTTCATGGCCCTGGTCCGCGACGGCCAGATGCTGGAACATGCCGAGGTCTTCGGCAATCTCTATGGCAGCCCGCGCGGCCCGGTCGAGGCGGCCATGCAGGCCGGGCGCGACACGCTCTTCGACGTGGACTGGCAGGGCGGCCAGCAGATCCGCGCATCGGCCCTGGGGGCCCATGTCGTGTCGATCTTCGTGCTGCCGCCATCCCTGCCGGAGCTGGAGCGCCGCCTGCGCGGCCGCGGCCAGGACAGCGACGAGGTCATCGCCGGGCGCATGCTGAAAAGCCGGTCCGAGATCAGCCATTGGGCCGAATACGATTACGTCCTGGTCAATGACGACCTGGACCAGACCGAGGCGCGGATGCGCGCCATCCTGACCGCCGAACGCCTGCGCCGCGACCGCCAGGCGGGCCTGGGCGGTTTCGTGCAGCGCCTGATGGCCGAGGAGGCACCGTGA
- a CDS encoding gamma carbonic anhydrase family protein, whose amino-acid sequence MIWTLDDRSPAIADSAWIAPDAQVMGHVEIADHGSVWFGAVLRGDNDLIRVGQGSNVQDLCCLHTDPGFPLVIGADCTIGHRAILHGCRIGDGALVGMGATILNGAVIGEGALIGAGALIPEGREIPAGALVMGAPGRVVRMLDVAARAGLRGSAARYRENAARFRAGLAPRAG is encoded by the coding sequence GTGATCTGGACCCTGGACGACCGCAGCCCCGCCATCGCCGACAGCGCCTGGATCGCGCCCGATGCCCAGGTCATGGGCCATGTCGAGATCGCCGATCACGGCTCGGTCTGGTTCGGGGCGGTGCTTCGGGGCGACAATGACCTGATCCGGGTGGGGCAGGGCAGCAATGTCCAGGACCTGTGCTGCCTGCATACCGATCCGGGCTTTCCGCTGGTGATCGGGGCCGATTGCACCATCGGCCACCGCGCGATCCTGCATGGCTGCCGGATCGGGGACGGGGCGCTGGTCGGCATGGGCGCCACCATCCTGAACGGCGCCGTCATCGGCGAGGGCGCGCTGATCGGCGCCGGCGCCCTGATCCCCGAGGGGCGCGAGATCCCCGCCGGTGCCCTGGTCATGGGCGCGCCGGGCCGGGTGGTGCGGATGCTGGACGTTGCCGCGCGGGCCGGACTGCGCGGATCGGCCGCCCGCTACCGCGAGAACGCGGCCCGGTTCCGGGCGGGCCTTGCCCCGCGGGCGGGCTGA
- a CDS encoding sensor histidine kinase, giving the protein MASRRLAGFLDAVPVPMLAVDRDARVAAANALAAALLGADLEGRPFVTVLRHPAILRAVDWALDPTEAPQPPHDPALPKPPDGVVTLRANCAADGREILAEVTVAPLPAALGRGATIAVQDRSMAEEAEQMRRDFVANVSHELKTPLTAMTGFIETLRGPARDDARARDRFLDIMEREAGRMNRLISDLLSLSRVQAEERQRPAGRVDLPGLLRGTLAMLGPRIEAAGVVVRTQGLDQPLRLPGDTDQLTQVFQNLIENAVKYGGSGGVLRVSLSRIPHEAVLRGPAWAVTIEDHGDGIEEQHLPRLTERFYRVDGHRARAQGGTGLGLAIVKHIVNRHRGRLRIDSRVGEGSRFTVVLPETAGRG; this is encoded by the coding sequence TTGGCCTCGCGTCGCTTGGCGGGGTTTCTGGACGCGGTGCCCGTGCCCATGCTGGCCGTGGACCGCGACGCGCGGGTGGCGGCGGCCAATGCGCTGGCCGCGGCCCTGCTGGGCGCGGATCTGGAGGGGCGGCCCTTCGTGACCGTCCTGCGCCACCCCGCGATCCTGCGCGCCGTCGATTGGGCGCTGGACCCGACCGAGGCGCCCCAGCCCCCCCATGACCCCGCCTTGCCCAAGCCGCCCGACGGGGTGGTGACGCTGCGCGCCAACTGCGCCGCCGACGGGCGCGAGATCCTGGCCGAGGTGACCGTCGCGCCGTTGCCCGCCGCCTTGGGGCGCGGCGCGACCATCGCTGTGCAGGACCGCAGCATGGCCGAAGAGGCCGAACAGATGCGCCGCGATTTCGTGGCCAATGTCAGCCACGAGCTGAAGACCCCTTTGACCGCCATGACCGGCTTCATCGAGACGCTGCGCGGCCCCGCCCGCGACGATGCCCGCGCCCGCGACCGCTTTCTGGACATCATGGAACGCGAGGCCGGGCGCATGAACCGGCTGATCAGCGACCTGCTGTCGCTGAGCCGCGTTCAGGCCGAGGAACGCCAGCGCCCGGCGGGGCGCGTGGACCTGCCGGGCCTGCTGCGCGGCACGCTGGCCATGCTGGGCCCGCGGATCGAGGCGGCGGGCGTCGTGGTGCGGACCCAGGGGCTGGACCAGCCGCTGCGCCTGCCGGGCGATACCGACCAGCTGACCCAGGTCTTTCAGAACCTGATCGAGAACGCGGTGAAATACGGGGGGTCCGGCGGGGTGCTGCGGGTGTCGCTGTCGCGCATCCCGCATGAGGCTGTGCTGCGCGGCCCGGCCTGGGCGGTCACGATCGAGGATCACGGCGACGGGATCGAGGAACAGCACCTGCCGCGGCTGACCGAACGCTTCTATCGCGTGGACGGGCACCGGGCGCGCGCGCAGGGCGGCACCGGGCTGGGCCTGGCCATCGTCAAGCATATCGTGAACCGCCATCGCGGCCGGCTGCGCATCGACAGCCGCGTGGGCGAGGGCAGCCGCTTCACCGTGGTCCTGCCCGAGACGGCCGGTCGGGGCTGA
- the rpiA gene encoding ribose-5-phosphate isomerase RpiA, producing the protein MSQSQGVDPAKLAAARAAVAMVEDGMRLGLGTGSTAAIMVRELAARVAAEGLTLRCAATSRATAELAESLGLRIETLDQIGWLDLTIDGADEVDPHLHLVKGGGAAHLREKVVAAASDRMVVVADPAKVVETLGAFPLPVEVLEFGFETTRKLIRRALEAQDLGECDVLQRLRGSDPVITDEGNLILDLHLARIEDPVALARALSAIPGVVEHGLFLGMCDLAIIGREDGSVIELARNDIDADMLAQEGE; encoded by the coding sequence ATGTCGCAATCGCAAGGGGTCGATCCGGCCAAGCTGGCCGCCGCACGGGCCGCCGTCGCCATGGTCGAGGACGGGATGAGGCTGGGTCTGGGCACCGGCTCGACCGCGGCGATCATGGTGCGCGAACTGGCCGCGCGGGTCGCGGCCGAAGGGTTGACGCTGCGCTGCGCCGCGACCTCGCGCGCGACGGCCGAACTGGCCGAGAGCCTGGGCCTGCGGATCGAGACGCTGGACCAGATCGGCTGGCTGGACCTGACCATCGACGGCGCCGACGAGGTCGACCCGCATCTGCACCTGGTCAAGGGCGGGGGTGCCGCCCATCTGCGCGAGAAGGTCGTGGCCGCGGCCAGCGACCGCATGGTCGTCGTGGCCGACCCCGCCAAGGTGGTCGAGACCTTGGGCGCCTTTCCCCTGCCGGTCGAGGTTCTGGAATTCGGCTTCGAGACGACGCGCAAGCTGATCCGCCGCGCGCTGGAGGCGCAGGATCTGGGCGAATGCGACGTGCTGCAGCGCCTGCGCGGCAGCGATCCGGTCATCACCGACGAGGGCAACCTGATCCTGGACCTGCATCTGGCCCGGATCGAGGATCCCGTCGCCTTGGCCCGCGCGCTTTCGGCCATTCCGGGAGTGGTGGAACACGGGCTGTTTCTGGGCATGTGCGATCTGGCCATCATCGGGCGCGAGGATGGCAGCGTGATCGAGCTGGCACGCAACGACATCGATGCCGACATGCTGGCCCAGGAAGGGGAATGA
- the gorA gene encoding glutathione-disulfide reductase — translation MSFDYDLFVIGGGSGGVRGARIAAGEHGAKVGLAEESRMGGTCVIRGCVPKKLMIFASQAGLMAEEMRGYGWCGAQAGAFDWTVFREKLDAELTRLELIYRAGLTRAGVEIHDQRATLIGHHEVRLADGTVKSARHILIAAGGRPARIGIPGEELAMVSDDLFLMDRLPGRVLLVGGGFIACEFATILAGLGVDTVQAYRGNAVLRGFDREARDLATLQLSAVGVDLRLGLTPVALERDGEGIRVRFDDGTEERFDAVLMAAGRAPYTAGLGLENTEVRLTPNGAIEVDDWSQTCVPSIFAVGDVTDRVNLTPVAIREGHAFADTVFGARPRTVDHGLVASAVYLRPHELATVGLTEEQAKARGPVDVYATTFRPMRSMFAGSDAKVMMKLLVDPADDRVLGCHIFGPEAGEMIQLAAIPIGMGATKAQFDATIAVHPTAAEELVTMRAPARRHQGVGG, via the coding sequence ATGAGCTTCGACTACGACCTCTTCGTCATCGGCGGCGGTTCGGGCGGGGTCCGGGGGGCGCGGATCGCGGCGGGCGAACATGGCGCCAAGGTCGGGCTGGCCGAGGAAAGCCGCATGGGCGGCACTTGCGTCATCCGCGGCTGCGTGCCCAAGAAGCTGATGATCTTTGCCTCCCAGGCCGGGCTGATGGCCGAGGAGATGCGCGGCTATGGCTGGTGCGGCGCGCAGGCAGGCGCATTCGACTGGACCGTCTTCCGCGAGAAGCTGGATGCCGAGCTGACCCGGCTGGAGCTGATCTATCGCGCGGGCCTGACCCGCGCGGGCGTCGAGATCCACGACCAGCGCGCCACGCTGATCGGCCATCACGAGGTCCGCCTGGCCGATGGCACGGTGAAATCCGCCCGCCACATCCTGATCGCCGCCGGCGGCCGCCCCGCGCGGATCGGCATCCCGGGCGAGGAACTGGCGATGGTCTCGGACGACCTGTTCCTGATGGACCGCCTGCCGGGGCGGGTGCTGCTGGTGGGCGGCGGCTTCATCGCCTGTGAATTCGCCACGATCCTGGCGGGGCTGGGGGTGGACACGGTCCAGGCCTATCGCGGCAATGCGGTCCTGCGCGGCTTCGACCGCGAGGCGCGCGACCTGGCGACGCTGCAGCTGAGCGCGGTGGGGGTGGATCTGCGCCTCGGCCTGACGCCCGTGGCGCTGGAACGCGACGGCGAGGGCATCCGCGTGCGCTTCGACGATGGGACGGAGGAGCGCTTCGACGCGGTGCTGATGGCGGCGGGGCGCGCGCCCTATACCGCAGGGCTGGGGTTGGAGAATACCGAGGTCCGCCTGACGCCCAACGGCGCGATCGAGGTCGATGACTGGTCGCAGACCTGCGTGCCCTCGATCTTTGCGGTGGGGGACGTGACCGACCGGGTGAACCTGACCCCCGTGGCGATCCGCGAGGGGCATGCCTTTGCCGACACGGTCTTTGGCGCGCGGCCCCGGACGGTCGATCACGGCCTGGTCGCCAGCGCCGTCTATCTGCGCCCGCATGAGCTGGCCACCGTGGGCCTGACCGAGGAACAGGCCAAGGCGCGCGGCCCGGTCGATGTCTATGCCACGACCTTCCGCCCGATGCGGTCGATGTTCGCGGGCAGCGACGCCAAGGTGATGATGAAGCTGCTGGTCGATCCCGCCGACGACCGGGTGCTGGGCTGTCACATCTTCGGCCCCGAGGCGGGCGAGATGATCCAGCTGGCCGCCATCCCCATCGGCATGGGCGCCACCAAGGCCCAGTTCGACGCGACCATCGCGGTCCACCCGACCGCCGCCGAGGAACTGGTCACCATGCGCGCGCCTGCGCGCCGGCATCAGGGGGTGGGCGGCTGA
- the hflK gene encoding FtsH protease activity modulator HflK — MANQGPWGGGGGGNGGRGDGDGDKKPANRPWGAQPPNGSRRPGPGGEPPRPEIEDLMKKGQERLRVLMGGRNGNGGGMNGGGHGRGPSGPNFQINRSTLAVAGLVVAGLWAFASFYRVQTNEQSVEFLFGRAISVGTEGLNFAPWPVVTAEVVSVTNERVTEIGTGAAGPMDSGLMLTRDQNIVDMEYQVVWNIRDPQMFLFNLADPADTIRAVSEAAMRDIIARSELAPILNRDRGAIATDLQAAVQNTLDAYQSGINVVRVNLDRADPPAEVIDAFREVQAAQQERDRLQNEADAYANRELAAARGQAAQILEQAEAYRAEAVNTAVGEASRFNSIYEEYVNAPDVTRRRMYLETMEQVLGDVNKIIIGEGIAGGEGGSGVVPYLPLDQLRGTQGGQTGSQTGGTQPNTSATASPGASQTTGPAGTTTSGGTN; from the coding sequence ATGGCAAATCAGGGCCCCTGGGGCGGAGGCGGCGGCGGAAATGGCGGCCGGGGTGACGGGGATGGGGACAAGAAGCCCGCAAACCGGCCTTGGGGGGCACAGCCGCCGAACGGATCGCGTCGTCCCGGACCGGGGGGCGAACCGCCCCGACCCGAGATCGAAGACCTGATGAAGAAGGGCCAGGAACGCCTGCGCGTCCTGATGGGCGGCCGGAACGGCAATGGCGGCGGCATGAACGGCGGCGGCCATGGCCGCGGCCCCTCCGGCCCCAACTTCCAGATCAACCGTTCGACCCTGGCCGTGGCAGGTCTGGTGGTGGCGGGTCTCTGGGCCTTTGCCAGCTTCTATCGGGTGCAAACGAACGAACAATCGGTCGAGTTCCTGTTCGGCCGCGCCATCTCGGTCGGGACCGAGGGTCTGAACTTTGCCCCCTGGCCCGTCGTCACCGCCGAGGTCGTGTCCGTCACCAACGAACGCGTGACCGAGATCGGCACCGGCGCCGCGGGCCCGATGGATAGCGGGCTGATGCTGACCCGCGACCAGAACATCGTGGACATGGAATACCAGGTCGTCTGGAATATCCGCGACCCGCAGATGTTCCTGTTCAACCTGGCCGATCCCGCCGACACGATCCGCGCCGTGTCCGAGGCCGCGATGCGCGACATCATCGCGCGCAGCGAACTGGCCCCCATCCTGAACCGCGACCGCGGCGCCATCGCCACGGACCTTCAGGCGGCGGTGCAGAACACGCTGGACGCCTATCAGTCGGGCATCAACGTCGTCCGGGTCAACCTGGACCGCGCCGACCCCCCGGCCGAGGTGATCGACGCCTTCCGCGAGGTCCAGGCCGCCCAGCAGGAACGCGACCGCCTGCAGAACGAGGCCGACGCCTATGCCAACCGCGAACTGGCCGCAGCCCGCGGTCAGGCCGCCCAGATCCTGGAACAGGCCGAGGCCTATCGCGCCGAGGCGGTCAACACCGCCGTCGGTGAAGCCTCGCGCTTCAACTCGATCTACGAGGAATATGTGAACGCGCCCGACGTGACCCGTCGCCGGATGTATCTGGAGACGATGGAGCAGGTCCTGGGCGACGTGAACAAGATCATCATCGGCGAGGGCATCGCCGGCGGCGAGGGTGGATCGGGCGTCGTGCCCTATCTGCCGCTGGACCAGCTGCGCGGCACCCAAGGCGGCCAGACGGGCAGCCAGACCGGCGGCACCCAGCCCAATACCAGCGCGACCGCCTCGCCCGGGGCATCGCAGACGACCGGCCCGGCCGGAACCACGACCAGCGGAGGGACGAACTGA
- a CDS encoding SPFH domain-containing protein has translation MAGRKTLLGTLAIPAVVAVAVVVASSLFIVDEREKALVLRLGRVVDVQETPGLNFKLPFVDNVVKYDGRILGLPTSPLEVTPLDDRRLVVDAFARFRITDPVRFRQAVGVQGVSGAQMRLEPIVRNAIREVLGTVPSTAVLSDDRTSLMNQIRNEARNNSAGLGIEIIDVRLTRTDLPEQNLNATYARMRAERAREAADEVARGNEAAQRVRAAADRTVVELTSEAQRRSEIVRGEADAQRNAIYADAYGRDPEFFAFTRSLTSYQRALRGDNSSLVLQPNSEFFTYLSTDGAADASPASTPVPAGNSAERLGLELGQNGGEEQLVSPELYDSEGNRIGESAGVELTPLPESLATPPQEEGGILQPESPVDLDSPAAGEGEAAPEAEPVPAPETPVEEVPTQEAPEEPVPAN, from the coding sequence ATGGCCGGACGCAAGACCCTGTTGGGAACCCTGGCCATCCCGGCCGTCGTCGCGGTGGCCGTCGTCGTCGCATCCTCGCTGTTCATCGTGGACGAGCGCGAGAAGGCGCTGGTCCTGCGGCTTGGCCGCGTCGTCGACGTGCAGGAGACGCCGGGCCTGAACTTCAAGCTGCCCTTCGTGGACAATGTCGTCAAATATGACGGCCGGATCCTGGGCCTGCCGACCAGCCCGCTGGAGGTCACGCCGCTGGACGACCGCCGCCTGGTGGTCGATGCCTTCGCCCGCTTTCGGATCACCGATCCGGTGCGCTTCCGCCAGGCGGTCGGCGTGCAGGGCGTGTCGGGCGCGCAGATGCGGCTGGAACCCATCGTCCGCAACGCCATCCGCGAGGTTCTGGGTACCGTCCCGTCGACCGCCGTTCTGTCGGACGACCGGACCAGCCTGATGAACCAGATCCGCAACGAGGCGCGCAACAACTCGGCCGGTCTGGGGATCGAGATCATCGACGTCCGCCTGACCCGCACCGACCTGCCCGAGCAGAATCTGAATGCCACCTATGCCCGGATGCGCGCCGAACGCGCGCGCGAGGCCGCCGACGAGGTCGCGCGCGGTAACGAGGCCGCGCAGCGCGTCCGCGCCGCCGCCGACCGGACCGTGGTCGAGCTGACCTCTGAGGCGCAGCGCCGGTCCGAGATCGTGCGAGGCGAGGCCGATGCGCAGCGCAACGCCATCTATGCCGACGCCTATGGCCGCGATCCGGAATTCTTTGCCTTCACGCGGTCGCTGACCTCCTATCAGCGGGCGCTGCGCGGGGATAACAGCTCGCTGGTGCTGCAGCCGAACAGCGAATTCTTCACCTATCTGTCCACCGACGGTGCGGCGGATGCGAGCCCGGCCTCGACGCCGGTGCCGGCGGGGAATTCGGCCGAACGGCTCGGGCTGGAACTGGGGCAGAACGGCGGCGAGGAACAGCTGGTCTCGCCCGAGCTCTATGACAGCGAGGGCAACCGGATCGGCGAATCCGCCGGCGTCGAGCTGACCCCGCTGCCCGAGAGCCTGGCCACGCCGCCGCAGGAAGAGGGTGGCATCCTGCAGCCCGAATCGCCGGTGGACCTGGACAGCCCCGCCGCGGGCGAGGGCGAGGCCGCCCCCGAGGCGGAGCCGGTCCCCGCACCCGAGACGCCTGTCGAGGAGGTCCCCACCCAGGAGGCACCTGAGGAACCGGTCCCGGCCAACTGA
- a CDS encoding DegQ family serine endoprotease, translated as MPNSFADLAEQVSPAVVNITTTSVVSQPTAGPGFPEGSPFSELFREFGFPGMPGAPEGMPRQRSPQRSNALGSGFVISSDGFIVTNNHVIDGADQIEVEFYSGERLPAEVVGTDPNTDVALLKVESDEAIPFVEFGDSDAARVGDWVLAMGNPLGQGFSASSGIVSARNRELSGTYDDYLQTDAAINRGNSGGPLFNLRGEVIGVNTAILSPNGGSIGIGFSMASNVVSQVVDQLQEFGETRRGWLGVMIQDVTPEMAEAMGLSVASGAMITDVPEGPARDAGLRTGDVITQFDGTPVEDTRGLVRRVAEAPAGETVQVIVMREGSEETLDVTLGRRETAQGGSATGPQAPSDEPMESDVLGMSVTVLTPDMAEELGAPRDASGLAITGIDPEGPAAEKGLAAGDIITDVNQQPVASVADLNARVEEAREAGRRSVLLLVRRGGEPLFVALPIGDDQE; from the coding sequence ATGCCCAACAGCTTTGCCGATCTGGCCGAGCAGGTCTCGCCCGCGGTGGTGAACATCACCACGACCTCGGTCGTGTCGCAGCCGACCGCCGGGCCGGGCTTTCCCGAGGGCAGCCCCTTTTCCGAACTGTTCCGCGAATTCGGCTTTCCCGGCATGCCCGGCGCGCCCGAGGGCATGCCCCGCCAGCGCAGCCCGCAGCGGTCAAACGCGCTCGGATCGGGTTTCGTGATCTCCTCGGACGGGTTCATCGTGACGAACAACCACGTCATCGACGGTGCCGACCAGATCGAGGTCGAATTCTATTCCGGCGAACGCCTGCCGGCCGAGGTGGTGGGCACCGATCCGAATACCGACGTGGCCCTGCTGAAGGTCGAGAGCGACGAGGCCATCCCCTTTGTCGAATTCGGCGACAGCGATGCGGCCCGGGTGGGCGATTGGGTGCTGGCCATGGGCAACCCCTTGGGGCAGGGCTTCTCGGCCAGTTCGGGGATCGTGTCGGCGCGCAACCGCGAATTGTCGGGCACCTATGACGATTACCTGCAGACCGACGCCGCCATCAACCGCGGCAATTCTGGCGGCCCACTGTTCAACCTGCGCGGCGAGGTGATCGGCGTGAATACCGCGATCCTGTCGCCCAATGGCGGATCCATCGGGATCGGCTTCTCGATGGCGTCGAACGTCGTCTCGCAAGTTGTTGATCAGCTGCAGGAATTCGGGGAAACCCGGCGTGGCTGGCTGGGCGTGATGATCCAGGATGTCACGCCTGAGATGGCCGAGGCCATGGGCCTGTCGGTCGCATCCGGCGCGATGATCACCGATGTGCCCGAAGGCCCGGCGCGTGACGCGGGCCTGCGCACCGGCGACGTGATCACCCAGTTCGACGGCACCCCGGTCGAGGATACGCGCGGCCTGGTGCGCCGCGTGGCCGAGGCCCCCGCGGGCGAGACCGTGCAGGTCATCGTGATGCGCGAGGGCTCCGAGGAGACGCTGGACGTCACCTTGGGTCGCCGCGAGACCGCGCAGGGCGGTTCCGCCACGGGCCCGCAGGCCCCGTCCGACGAACCGATGGAAAGCGATGTTCTGGGCATGTCCGTGACCGTCCTGACCCCCGACATGGCCGAGGAACTGGGCGCACCGCGCGACGCCTCGGGCCTGGCGATCACCGGCATCGACCCCGAGGGCCCGGCCGCCGAAAAGGGCCTGGCCGCGGGCGACATCATCACCGATGTGAACCAGCAGCCCGTGGCATCCGTCGCGGATCTGAACGCCCGCGTCGAGGAGGCCCGCGAGGCCGGGCGCCGGTCGGTCCTGTTGCTGGTGCGCCGGGGCGGCGAGCCGCTCTTTGTGGCGCTGCCGATCGGCGACGACCAGGAATGA
- a CDS encoding 2Fe-2S iron-sulfur cluster-binding protein, protein MAKITYIEHNGTRHEVEVRPGMTVMEGARDNGIPGIDADCGGACACSTCHVYVAPEWADKLPPRDPMEDDMLDFAWQPDPARSRLTCQIKVTEALDGLIVQMPERQI, encoded by the coding sequence ATGGCCAAGATTACCTATATCGAACATAACGGCACCCGCCACGAGGTCGAGGTCCGCCCCGGCATGACCGTCATGGAAGGCGCGCGCGACAACGGCATTCCCGGCATCGACGCCGATTGCGGCGGGGCCTGCGCCTGTTCGACCTGCCATGTCTATGTCGCGCCGGAATGGGCCGACAAGCTGCCGCCGCGCGACCCGATGGAGGATGACATGCTGGATTTCGCATGGCAGCCCGATCCGGCCCGGTCGCGCCTGACCTGCCAGATCAAGGTGACCGAGGCGCTGGACGGCCTGATCGTGCAGATGCCCGAACGCCAGATCTGA